The DNA region CGATCGCGATCGTCTGGATGAATTGCCTCTAGCCAAGAGTCTGGCTGGTCGTAAAGACTTTGGCAAGAGCGGCCCCAAATTCTCTCATAAGCAGGACTAATGTACAAAGGGTGGAATGAATTTGGGCTAGCAATACTAATGATGGCGTGGGTGTGTTCGACAAAATTGCGAAATTTTTCTTCGCTTTGGCGCAGTGCTGCTTCTGCAAGTTGGCGTTCATGTAGCGCCGCTTGCTGTTCGGTAATATCTCTGCCTACCCCTTGGATTTCAACAACCTCTCCTTTGTCATTACGAATTGCGATCGCATTCCATTGAAACCAGCGAATACCATTAACTGTAAATGCACGTCGCTCACGATTAGTCAAGGGATGGGCTGAAGATCCTAAAGCCGCTATATCTTCCATCGCTTCAGGTAAGTCATCTGGATGAAGAAACTGGAAAAATGACTGACCACGAAACTCATCTTCTTTCCAACCGAAGGTTTGACAAGCAACCGCATTGGCAAAGGTAATCTGAAAGTGCAAATCAATGCGGATAATTATGTCAATTTGGCTTTCCACGAGTTGGCGATAGAGGTTTTCGTTCTGTTGTAATGCAACTTCTGCGCGTTGGCGGTCAATAATTTCTTGTTGCAACAGGAAGTTGGACATCACAAGTTCTGCTGTCCGTTCTGCCACTCGTTGTTCTAACTCTTCGTTTGCTTGGCGCAGTGATTCTTTTGCCTGTTGGCGTTCGCTAATATCGCAGAGTAACCATCGCCAACCAACTTGCTTACCCTCAAAATCGTACATAGCAGCCGCTCTAATGCTAGCCGGAAAAGCTTTACCCCTCCGTGGTTTTAGATAAGCTTCCCACTCTTGTTCTTGCTGCGAATTATTCAGTCGAGTGGTAAAAGTCTGGCGGTCTTGGTGAGGAATAAATAAAATTAATGGTTTATTTACTAAATATTTTTGGCGGACAGCCAGCAAGATTGCTGCTGCTCGGTTAGCCTCTTGGATAATACCTGCTGTATCAGTTACCAAGTAACCATCTGGAGCAAACTCAAATAAATCCTGGTAACGCTGGCGCTCTAATTCTACTAGCTCACGGGCAATGGACAACTCTTGATTTTGTTCGCGCAATTCTTCTTGTGCAACCTGGAGTTCTTCGAGGGCTAGCTGAAGTTCCTGATTAATTTGCATAATTTCAGCCGATTGTGCCTCAACCCATAGTTTTAAATTATTTTGAGTTTGGCAACGGACTTGCTCTATCTCTGTGTACTGATTAACCTGCCTGAATTCATCTTTAGGTTTTTGTAGATATTGCTGCAACCCTTCAATGACCCCAACCATTTTTACCAGGTCAAAGGCTTGTAATAAGCTAGTCTCAGTAATGATTCCTTGTAATTGTCCGCGATCGTCCAATACGGGCAAATAATGAGTTTGATGCTGACGCAATAACGATAAGGCAATGAAAATATCCTGAGAATCTGATTGTCTAAGGGTAACTACTGGCTGCGTCATCACTTGTGCGATCGTCACCGTAGATAAATCCATTCCAGAAGCTATAAGTCTAACTACATCTTTTTCAGTAAAAATGCCTAATAAATTTAATCCCTCCAGAACCAAGACACAACCAGTTAAAGGTTGATTTACGGGGCTGAAATCTAATAAAGAATTTAAGTTTGTAGGTGCATAATTACTACATCTTTCCTGGTTCATCAAGAAGATAGCTTCGACTACAAAACTATCTGGCTTAATCGTTAAGGGATAACGATTAATAACATTATTTAAGCTAGGTATGTTAATCAGTTGATCGTTGAATCGCATGGTTAATTTGTCAATCTTAATGATCTTTCTGATACGAAAACGAATTAGCAAAAGCTAGCGCCAGGCAGAATAAGCAAATTATTGAAAATCAAGAATTATTATTGCTGCAATCAACTATCAAGCAATTACATTGATAGATACGCTTTGTAAAAATTAGAAAATTTAATATAGGGAACAAATGCAAGTTACTAACGAAAGCAGGAAGTAGATATAATTTTAGCGTTGTCAGACTCATTCTATTATCAAATTAGAGATAGGATATCATCTATATGAAGAGATTGCCTTAATTGATGGTATTGGTAGTTTTGTTAGTGGGAAATCCTTGAAATTAATTGATGAGTGTAAATATTAAATCCAAGTTCCGAACGTTACCAGAAAGGTTGTGATTTCGGCTGTTTTGTTGAAGAACGCAGTTCTTACCAAAGCAGCAAATCATCAAAGCGTCAAAACGATGTTCTGTAAAAGTATCACCCGCCCCTTGCACCTCTTTGTTAGGAGAAGCGTCTCGCACAGAAGCGCAGCGCAAGCGCGATAGGCAGGTAGTAGACTTGCCATGTCGTGAGCGTACCCGAACGGGAGTAGGGAATCAGCTCTTTCGAGTTGAGGGCGAGTTTTTTCAAGAATCAAAGACGAGTCCTATAGCTTTGATGCTATTACTTAAGAAATATGTATAAATTATACGAGATTATTAAATATTTCAAATTTCCTCACAAGTTCCTCATATTTAAAGACTATAGTCAAAATATAAACACGTGGTTTTAAATACCTACGGGCTTGTCAAGTGGCTACCCCGATTTGCGATAACACTTTTATTAACAGGATTTAAGAAAATATGAATTACTGCCCTTGCTGCTCAAGTCTACTTTTAGAACATGTACGCGGTGCAGAAAGTTACTGGTTTTGTCGCCACTGCTGGCAAGAAATGCCTGTTTATAATCTGAACCAATCCAGTTCATTCACCGAGGCTGTCACGGCAAAAATACCTAGAAAGCCTCAACCAGAAAAACGTAGAAATACTACTGTTTACGCAAGCCAATGGCAATCTATCACGGAATGGATAGGGGTACAAGAATTGTCTGCCTAATCCTAAGTAACTGAGATTGGTTTAGTATAATTTTTTCTTGATTCCACCAATCAATCGTTATAAAATGCAGGCTGTGGCTCTTCGATGAGGTATTACCTGACACAACAATTTATCGGGGGGTTGGGGGAATCAAAAGCCAGTAGGGCAACTCTAGAAGACTTGTGTATGCCACCGTAGCTTGCTTAAAAGTAGGGGTTACAAGTCAGAAAACCGCAAGGGCGCAGTTGCTCCCCAGCCTACGCAGTTTAAGGTTTTTGGCGCTAACCCAAGCGTATTAATTTATAAATAACCTCTAATAATCTCTTGTTTATAACCCCTAAGTTAATTCGAGGGTTTTTAATGAAAAATGAATTTCTAATTTTAATTTTATTGAAATGCTGCTAATAAGGTTCAGCTTCTAAATGCAGCCTCAATCGTCTTCCCAAGATTCCTGGTTCAGGAGATCGATAATTCTATCTCTGAGTAAAAATTCGTTTTTTTCTAACTCAAGTTCAAAATTAACCCAGTCACAAGGAGGAATATATTTACAAAGGGTATAAATTGACTGCTGACGGTTAATAAGTCTCTTTTTAACAAGTTGCAGTGCTTCTTGCTTGATAAGCTCGATGTCATATTTTACCGTAGTATTCATAGCTCGTTCCTTTGTTTTCAATCAAGGAATTAAAAATAACAACAATATAGGATTACTATTTGATTTGGAAAAAGTTAGGTATTGTAGGGTGCGTTAAGATGGAATTCGTAATGCACCATTCGTAAGGATTTGATGCCGTACTCTCGCAGCTACATATCCTACCTATCTTTTGAAAAATCAAATAATAGTCGTATAGTTGCTTTGACTCTACCTTAAACTTATCAAATAAAACCGACGAGAGTTATGAAGAATCAAGACGTTAACCTTTGCTGTAAGTAAGATATATCATTAAGATACTCTTTAAGTTACTAAGTATACCCCCTCTCTAGAGAGATTCTTGCAGAATAATAAGGCTGGCATAACAAGCTGTAAACACCACGATAGGATGTATAGGAATCCGGTTTGATTTCTGAAAATATACGTAGGATGTGTTAGCACGGAGAGTACGGCATCAAACTCGTGTTCATAGTGCGTTACGAACTCCGTTCTAACACACTCTACAATACTTAATTTCGTTCAAAAATCAAATAGTAATCCTATAGATGCTCTCTATCTAGGCGACTCGCTAAAAGGTAGGCTAGGGTAAAGAACATTCTCTAAAAAACTTATACTATGCATTTGAATCTTGATAAAGTTCGGCAATATTTTCCCGCCCTAGCTGGTGAATGGACTTTTTTTGATAATGCTGGCGGGTCACAAACCCTGAAAAAAGTAGTAGATAGAATTAGCGAATTCCTTCTGAGTTCTGATGTCCAGTTGGGAGCTTCTTATGCAGTTTCTCAACTTGCAGGAGAACGATTGGCTTTAGCAACTAGGGGAATGGCTACTTTGATTAATACCAATTCTTATAAAGAAGTGGTTATGGGGCCATCTACCACAATGATGTTGAAAGTCCTTTCTATTTGTCTTGGTCAAACCTTTACACCTGGTGATGAAATTATTGTTACTAATTGTGACCATGAGGCCAATATTGGTGCTTGGGTGGCTCTGGAAAAACAAGGAATGAAGGTTAAAGTGTGGCAAATTCGCCCAGATAGCTTGGAACTTCATTTAGCAGATTTAGAACCATTGATGAGTCAGCGTACAAAACTAGTAGCTTTGACTCATGCTTCTAATGTTCTGGGAACCATCAATCCTATCAAAGAAATTGCTGCATTTGTTCACGATCGCAACGCGATGATTTGTGTGGATGGTGTAGCTTATGCACCCCACAGGTTAGTTGATGTCCA from Nostoc commune NIES-4072 includes:
- a CDS encoding DUF4327 family protein, with amino-acid sequence MNTTVKYDIELIKQEALQLVKKRLINRQQSIYTLCKYIPPCDWVNFELELEKNEFLLRDRIIDLLNQESWEDD
- a CDS encoding cysteine desulfurase-like protein, which produces MHLNLDKVRQYFPALAGEWTFFDNAGGSQTLKKVVDRISEFLLSSDVQLGASYAVSQLAGERLALATRGMATLINTNSYKEVVMGPSTTMMLKVLSICLGQTFTPGDEIIVTNCDHEANIGAWVALEKQGMKVKVWQIRPDSLELHLADLEPLMSQRTKLVALTHASNVLGTINPIKEIAAFVHDRNAMICVDGVAYAPHRLVDVQDLDVDFYTLSFYKVYGPHHALLYGKEEHLLRLPGLNHYFIDQTDIPYKFQLGNVNFELSYGMLGLCDYLSELAQLHYGDQTAPDLRNQMVQAFDLISIHEEHISDRLLNYLNSKSNVRVIGQSKADRKFRVPTISFVVDGMNSSTIPVKIDQHYIGIRYGDFYAKRLIDYLGLASQGGIVRVSMVHYNTLDEVNSLIEAFEQVF